A genomic stretch from Rubripirellula reticaptiva includes:
- a CDS encoding DNA integrity scanning protein DisA nucleotide-binding domain protein, which produces MVEAAIALLKARNADALLVLLDGSTDWKRIADMAAGTDKPVIVAVDSADDLEGAAEAGLKPLALNKEKAPLLERLQHAILESAADEFIRTNGEVVAVYSGFHQGRLDSISHLQLDERMRRLTTRDLQMLESRVPLPTIKAVIDLAAQIGREGREGKPVGTLFVVGDTRKVLEHSNDSGVDPFRGYNRSFRNLLDAKVQDDAKEIAQLDGAFVVGSDGVIERSRQMLEVSHEDLTMTKGLGARHWAAAAVTRKTKAISVVVSQSTGTVRLYQDGNLVMRIEPMEKAVTWQEFAFEPPSSSNQSDT; this is translated from the coding sequence ATGGTCGAGGCGGCGATCGCACTTCTAAAAGCGAGAAACGCCGACGCGTTGCTTGTGTTGTTGGATGGTTCGACGGACTGGAAGCGGATCGCCGACATGGCCGCCGGAACCGACAAGCCGGTGATCGTAGCAGTCGACAGTGCTGATGATTTGGAAGGCGCAGCCGAAGCAGGACTGAAGCCGCTCGCTCTCAATAAAGAAAAAGCACCACTGCTAGAACGGCTGCAGCACGCGATCTTGGAATCGGCTGCGGACGAGTTCATTCGCACCAATGGCGAAGTTGTTGCTGTCTACAGCGGGTTTCACCAGGGCCGTCTCGATTCGATCAGTCATCTGCAACTGGACGAGCGGATGCGACGGTTGACGACGCGTGACTTGCAGATGCTAGAGAGTCGCGTTCCCTTGCCGACGATCAAAGCGGTCATCGACTTGGCCGCACAGATCGGCCGCGAGGGACGCGAAGGCAAGCCGGTGGGGACCTTGTTTGTCGTTGGCGATACTCGCAAGGTCTTGGAACATTCCAATGATTCAGGCGTCGATCCGTTTCGTGGTTACAACCGGTCGTTTCGCAACCTTTTGGATGCAAAAGTTCAAGACGACGCGAAAGAAATCGCTCAGCTTGACGGGGCATTCGTCGTAGGTAGCGATGGCGTGATTGAACGAAGTCGTCAAATGCTTGAGGTTTCGCATGAAGACCTGACGATGACCAAGGGGCTTGGTGCTCGGCACTGGGCCGCCGCTGCGGTGACTCGAAAAACGAAAGCGATTTCAGTGGTCGTAAGCCAGTCGACTGGCACGGTGCGTTTGTATCAAGACGGCAATCTTGTGATGCGGATCGAGCCGATGGAAAAGGCTGTGACGTGGCAAGAGTTCGCTTTTGAGCCGCCGTCATCATCCAACCAATCTGATACGTAA
- a CDS encoding APC family permease: MKNETGHIGVLSATTLVAASMIGVGVYTTSGFTLAALQTPERVIMAWVVGGIIAICGAIGYASLASRFTESGGEYLFLSRTLHPVAGVMAGWVSMLAGFTGAIAVAALGLEEYLVPMLGEGVASLPGGTIAIASVVLAAIMHAIGVRGASQIQDAVVIVKLILIAVFVVFAARLILPNSDGLSADGLSAGPLSDTAAPMHWLDFAGQLVWISFSYAGFNAAVYIAGEVRSPNRNVPRALVGGTVLVTVVYVLLNAIFVHSAPIGVITAGENISQVAATAATSLGGQRFALLVRGVIVISLLTSVSAMVMTGPRVYAKMADDGFLPSFLRFTGRVPVAAIAFQAVLAIIVISVSTLTQLLGYLGLTLSVSSALTVAMLLVLRFRGEIERLPLYGIPPVIYVIATLGIAVMYAISKPEQAIAAAATLVIGGMFFVTKRKAKKVTTNS; this comes from the coding sequence GTGAAAAACGAAACGGGACACATCGGAGTCCTATCGGCAACCACGCTGGTCGCGGCCAGCATGATTGGCGTTGGCGTTTACACGACAAGTGGCTTCACACTGGCTGCACTGCAGACGCCCGAGCGGGTGATCATGGCCTGGGTGGTCGGAGGCATCATTGCGATCTGCGGGGCGATTGGTTACGCCAGCCTCGCGTCTCGTTTCACCGAATCGGGTGGCGAGTATTTGTTTCTGTCACGGACATTGCATCCTGTTGCCGGTGTGATGGCAGGATGGGTTTCAATGCTAGCCGGATTCACCGGGGCGATCGCCGTGGCGGCGCTCGGACTGGAAGAATATTTGGTGCCGATGCTAGGTGAGGGAGTCGCTTCGTTACCCGGTGGAACGATCGCCATCGCGTCGGTCGTCCTAGCTGCCATCATGCACGCGATCGGTGTTCGCGGTGCGTCGCAAATTCAAGACGCGGTAGTGATCGTCAAGTTGATTCTGATCGCGGTGTTTGTGGTCTTTGCGGCCCGTTTGATTCTGCCCAATTCCGATGGTTTAAGCGCCGATGGTTTAAGTGCCGGTCCGCTTTCGGACACCGCGGCTCCGATGCATTGGCTTGATTTCGCCGGCCAGTTGGTTTGGATCTCGTTCAGCTATGCTGGTTTCAATGCGGCGGTTTACATCGCCGGTGAAGTGCGGTCTCCGAACCGTAATGTGCCGCGTGCCCTGGTCGGCGGAACTGTTTTGGTGACGGTTGTGTATGTGCTGCTAAATGCAATTTTTGTGCACTCGGCACCAATTGGAGTGATCACCGCGGGTGAAAATATTTCTCAGGTTGCTGCCACGGCCGCCACGTCACTTGGCGGTCAGCGTTTCGCTTTGCTGGTTCGCGGAGTGATCGTGATTTCGCTGCTAACCAGCGTATCCGCGATGGTGATGACGGGGCCTCGGGTTTACGCCAAGATGGCGGACGATGGTTTCTTGCCCAGCTTTCTTCGGTTCACCGGGCGCGTGCCTGTCGCTGCGATCGCGTTTCAAGCAGTGCTGGCGATCATTGTGATTTCGGTTTCTACGCTGACCCAATTGCTTGGCTATCTCGGTTTGACGTTGTCGGTTTCGTCGGCACTGACGGTCGCGATGTTGTTGGTGTTGCGATTTCGCGGTGAGATTGAGCGGTTGCCGCTGTATGGGATTCCACCAGTGATTTATGTGATAGCAACCCTGGGCATTGCCGTGATGTACGCGATTAGCAAACCCGAACAAGCGATCGCTGCCGCAGCCACATTAGTGATCGGCGGGATGTTTTTTGTCACGAAGCGCAAAGCGAAAAAAGTGACCACGAACTCGTAA
- a CDS encoding alkaline phosphatase PhoX — protein MTQPKSTRRQFLSDNFAAATSFAAGAAIGSLGQRLAMGESISRRRLIDVNDEVTGLPLLRLPEGFRYRTFGWTGDLMDDGFVTPGFHDGMGVVSADGTLLTLCRNHEVSDDGVCMPISGGVPYDVRAMGGCTSLVFDCEVGDWVASRTVMSGTSRNCAGGVTPWNTWLTAEETVLGAGDRDPYKGDAVRSFKKDHGWIFEVAMDGKSNPQPIKAMGRFVHEAVAVDRRTGIVYETEDRGTSGFYRFIPNRPGNLHAGGVLEMAEVVGAPDLRGGVANGAEFDVRWHRIDNPTLDDAPADQPCDDLGVFKQGKAKGGSTFSRLEGCWFGNGKVVFDATDGGAAAAGQIWEFDPETQRLKLLFESPSKPTLNMPDNLCVSPRGGIVLCEDNDYGANEYPQRMFGLSQDGNLALLAENNIRLHGEKNGIIGDFRTKEWAGATFSPDGKWLFVNAQTPGITFAITGPWESTLV, from the coding sequence ATGACACAACCCAAGTCCACACGGCGTCAGTTTTTGAGTGACAATTTCGCAGCGGCAACGTCGTTCGCCGCCGGTGCGGCGATCGGATCGCTGGGCCAACGTCTGGCGATGGGCGAATCGATTTCACGTCGCCGATTGATTGACGTCAACGATGAAGTCACAGGGTTGCCCTTGTTGCGGTTGCCAGAGGGGTTCCGGTATCGAACGTTCGGTTGGACGGGCGACTTGATGGATGACGGGTTTGTGACGCCCGGTTTCCATGATGGCATGGGTGTCGTCTCGGCTGATGGAACTCTCTTGACCTTGTGCCGCAATCACGAAGTCAGTGACGACGGCGTCTGTATGCCGATCAGCGGCGGTGTTCCGTACGACGTGCGTGCGATGGGGGGATGCACGTCGCTCGTATTTGATTGCGAAGTCGGCGACTGGGTTGCTAGTCGGACGGTCATGTCTGGCACCAGCCGAAACTGTGCGGGCGGAGTCACGCCTTGGAATACATGGCTGACCGCCGAAGAAACCGTATTAGGGGCAGGCGATCGGGACCCCTACAAGGGCGACGCGGTGCGATCGTTCAAGAAAGATCACGGTTGGATTTTCGAAGTCGCGATGGACGGTAAGTCAAATCCACAGCCGATCAAAGCGATGGGGCGATTTGTCCACGAAGCCGTCGCGGTCGATCGCAGGACCGGCATCGTTTACGAAACCGAAGATCGTGGAACGTCGGGATTTTATCGGTTTATTCCCAATCGGCCTGGGAATCTGCATGCCGGCGGAGTTCTCGAGATGGCCGAGGTTGTCGGTGCACCCGATCTGCGCGGCGGTGTGGCAAACGGCGCCGAGTTCGACGTTCGTTGGCATCGAATCGACAACCCGACTTTGGACGATGCTCCGGCCGACCAGCCGTGTGACGACTTGGGCGTCTTCAAACAAGGCAAGGCCAAGGGAGGATCGACATTCTCGCGTTTGGAAGGATGTTGGTTCGGCAACGGAAAGGTTGTGTTTGATGCGACCGATGGTGGTGCAGCCGCAGCCGGCCAGATTTGGGAATTTGATCCGGAAACGCAGCGACTCAAACTGCTGTTCGAATCGCCTAGCAAGCCGACCCTGAACATGCCCGACAATCTGTGCGTCAGTCCTCGCGGCGGCATCGTGCTTTGTGAAGATAACGACTATGGCGCGAACGAGTATCCGCAGCGGATGTTTGGTCTGTCTCAGGACGGAAATTTGGCGTTGCTTGCCGAGAATAACATCCGGTTGCATGGCGAAAAGAACGGGATCATAGGCGATTTTCGTACCAAAGAATGGGCCGGCGCGACGTTCAGTCCGGACGGAAAGTGGTTGTTCGTCAACGCTCAAACGCCGGGAATCACATTCGCGATCACGGGACCGTGGGAATCAACGCTGGTTTAG
- a CDS encoding DNA-methyltransferase — MLSTNQIHQGSCIDGMSQIEDGKVDLVFADPPFNIGYTYDVYDDQREADEYLQFCESWIGQAHRILKPDGSFWLAIGDEYAAELKLLSQRLGFHCRSWVIWYYTFGVNCVRGFSRSHTHLFHFVKDREHFTFNGDNPLVRVASARQLVYADKRANSKGRLPDNTWILRPQDSPPGGFSMSHDTWFYSRVAGTFKEREGFHGCQMPEQILGRILRISSNPGDVVVDPFGGSGTTLAVAKKLGRQWMGFELSPEYAQHIATRLADCQPGDPLDGVEDPLTSAPKTSQGKKRTEFKNGRPVLPLDEDTKAAIIDAFQQTSQGYSSDYLLCDPELSAAFLKACRAAKIGGDARVWNSFLLRLRKAGRLPAATQKSKQASWAQMEPYREAAEVAVRLVELDYSMTLDEMLCCPAAVAEFDRLAASFSPGYSPFQYRWSAMGLRKRARTKRFQSVASDQAEKWKKTRLPASKAIEGCMAKSFVCPGVLEISNENELIFVSETTNIRDRIAQILDSDAWQRFSPSQVRVWKVDGELDQFALRAHRSEAGNSLLNCGFVRLGGREDH; from the coding sequence ATGCTTTCGACCAATCAGATTCACCAGGGCAGCTGCATCGACGGGATGTCCCAGATCGAAGACGGCAAAGTCGATTTGGTTTTTGCGGATCCCCCTTTCAACATCGGTTACACGTACGACGTCTACGATGACCAACGCGAAGCCGACGAGTACCTGCAGTTTTGTGAGTCCTGGATTGGACAGGCTCACCGGATCTTAAAACCGGACGGCTCGTTCTGGTTGGCGATCGGCGATGAATATGCGGCGGAACTCAAGCTGTTGTCTCAGCGGCTTGGTTTTCATTGTCGCAGTTGGGTGATCTGGTACTACACGTTTGGTGTTAATTGCGTTCGCGGATTTAGTCGTTCGCACACCCACCTGTTTCACTTTGTCAAAGACCGTGAACACTTTACGTTCAATGGTGACAATCCTCTGGTGCGAGTCGCGTCGGCGCGACAGTTGGTGTACGCCGATAAGCGAGCCAACAGCAAAGGCCGGCTACCCGACAACACTTGGATTCTGCGTCCCCAGGATTCGCCACCGGGTGGTTTCTCGATGTCGCACGACACGTGGTTTTATTCGCGAGTCGCAGGCACATTCAAAGAACGCGAAGGGTTTCACGGTTGCCAAATGCCCGAGCAAATCTTGGGACGGATTCTGCGGATCAGTAGCAATCCGGGCGACGTGGTGGTGGATCCGTTTGGCGGCAGTGGGACGACGCTGGCAGTCGCCAAGAAGCTTGGGCGACAGTGGATGGGATTCGAATTGTCACCCGAGTACGCCCAGCACATCGCCACTCGATTGGCGGACTGTCAGCCCGGTGATCCGCTTGATGGTGTCGAAGATCCGCTGACCAGCGCGCCCAAGACTTCACAGGGCAAGAAACGCACGGAGTTCAAGAATGGTCGCCCCGTGTTGCCGCTTGATGAAGACACGAAAGCCGCAATCATTGATGCGTTCCAGCAGACCAGCCAAGGATACTCGTCGGACTATCTGCTGTGCGATCCCGAATTGTCGGCGGCATTCTTGAAAGCTTGCCGCGCGGCAAAGATCGGCGGCGATGCCAGGGTCTGGAATTCGTTTTTGCTTCGGCTGCGCAAAGCGGGCCGGTTGCCGGCCGCAACTCAGAAATCCAAGCAAGCGTCCTGGGCTCAGATGGAACCTTACCGCGAAGCTGCCGAAGTCGCGGTCAGGCTGGTCGAGTTGGATTATTCGATGACGCTCGACGAGATGCTTTGCTGTCCGGCGGCGGTGGCCGAGTTTGATCGGCTGGCAGCTTCTTTTTCGCCCGGTTATTCGCCGTTTCAGTATCGGTGGTCGGCGATGGGGTTGCGGAAACGGGCTCGGACGAAGCGTTTTCAGTCCGTAGCCAGCGATCAGGCGGAAAAGTGGAAAAAGACGCGTCTGCCAGCGTCGAAGGCGATCGAGGGTTGTATGGCGAAGTCGTTCGTCTGTCCCGGAGTGTTGGAGATTTCGAACGAAAATGAGCTGATTTTCGTCAGCGAGACGACCAATATTCGTGACCGGATCGCACAGATTCTCGACAGCGACGCGTGGCAGAGGTTCTCGCCATCGCAGGTTCGGGTATGGAAGGTGGACGGCGAATTGGACCAGTTTGCTCTACGGGCGCATCGGTCAGAGGCCGGGAATTCGCTTTTGAACTGCGGCTTTGTTCGGTTGGGGGGACGCGAGGATCATTAG
- a CDS encoding Gfo/Idh/MocA family protein: MQTPPDRRSFLKTTTAAAAGAALTSTIARSANAAGSDEIRFVLVGCGGRGTGAAAQIFNTKGNVKLVAVADAFAANAERALKSLSRGENESKVDVPPEQVFAGLDAYKAAIDVDADLVIIATPPGYKPQQFEYAVNKGRHIFMEKPVATDAAGVRRVLASVEESKKKELMVAIGLQRRHEPTYMETIARIHDGAIGDVISQQVYWNGGGIWYRNRTADQTEMAFQTNNWYHFNWVCGDQICEQHIHNLDVGCWVKGMYPVECNGMGGREQRMGGDASKSQIFDHTFCEYTFPDGTKMFSQGRHLAGGWNHVGEHVQGTKGTANPGGWIKGEKDWEFSGKKVNGHQQEQHDLIEALMRGEIYNEGEYGAHSTFTAILGREACYSGKVVKWDELLETGTELAPGIDDFTIDSEVPVSARPDENGLYPVPVPGKHNPFA; the protein is encoded by the coding sequence ATGCAAACTCCACCCGATCGTCGTTCATTCTTGAAAACAACGACTGCGGCTGCTGCCGGTGCAGCACTGACCAGCACGATCGCCCGCTCGGCCAATGCGGCTGGTAGCGACGAAATCCGCTTCGTTTTAGTCGGCTGTGGTGGTCGTGGTACCGGTGCGGCGGCTCAGATTTTTAATACCAAAGGCAACGTCAAATTGGTGGCTGTTGCGGACGCATTCGCGGCCAACGCAGAACGCGCGCTCAAGTCACTGAGCCGTGGCGAGAACGAGTCGAAAGTTGACGTTCCGCCGGAACAAGTCTTCGCCGGTTTGGACGCTTACAAGGCTGCGATCGACGTCGATGCTGACTTGGTCATCATCGCCACACCGCCTGGTTACAAGCCACAGCAGTTCGAATATGCGGTCAACAAAGGCCGGCACATCTTCATGGAAAAGCCGGTTGCCACCGACGCAGCCGGCGTTCGCCGCGTCTTGGCAAGCGTCGAAGAATCCAAGAAGAAGGAATTGATGGTTGCAATCGGTTTGCAACGCCGTCACGAGCCTACCTACATGGAAACGATCGCACGAATCCATGACGGTGCGATCGGCGACGTGATCTCGCAACAAGTTTATTGGAACGGTGGCGGCATTTGGTACCGAAACCGTACTGCCGACCAAACGGAAATGGCATTCCAAACCAACAACTGGTACCACTTCAATTGGGTCTGCGGCGATCAAATTTGTGAACAGCACATTCACAACCTTGACGTCGGTTGCTGGGTCAAGGGAATGTACCCGGTTGAGTGCAACGGGATGGGTGGTCGAGAACAACGGATGGGCGGTGATGCGTCGAAGTCTCAGATTTTTGACCACACGTTCTGTGAGTACACGTTCCCCGACGGCACCAAGATGTTCAGCCAAGGACGTCACCTGGCCGGCGGTTGGAATCATGTTGGCGAACATGTCCAAGGCACCAAGGGCACCGCGAATCCAGGCGGCTGGATCAAGGGTGAAAAGGACTGGGAGTTCAGCGGCAAGAAGGTCAATGGTCACCAACAAGAGCAGCACGACTTGATCGAAGCTCTGATGCGTGGCGAGATTTATAATGAAGGTGAGTACGGTGCTCACTCGACATTTACGGCGATCTTGGGTCGCGAAGCCTGTTACAGCGGTAAGGTTGTTAAGTGGGATGAGTTGCTGGAAACCGGTACCGAATTGGCACCTGGCATCGACGACTTTACGATCGATAGCGAAGTTCCAGTTTCAGCTCGCCCAGATGAAAACGGTCTGTATCCGGTTCCTGTGCCGGGCAAGCACAACCCGTTTGCTTAA
- a CDS encoding efflux RND transporter permease subunit codes for MNKPSLLERRGPLGIPYALLILLAFFFCLPASFRAARLSLNEKENNVKDWLPSDFTETAELEWFADHFAGESFVLATWEGCNVDDQRLTLLASKLKHEADNYDPSADYPAELAETYRRAKKVGNELGLLQAGSDHLNWGGQNEKWLTTPAGEWYYVTPDGSLYRWEESMNGPASLVRSIRRARGVYELDGTFVTAFGKEPGDAPGQRIANPFYSDMSLLTASLFHSVQTGDSIVAELASEGGPLWPIDLTDKENRSKVAKRLATQRLTGTLFAPAVPPQFDWTPQAFRDALPEKRRDELTDEFDVIVAATLQAHLDSFHDGSIGELTQAPEDDQTKAWYAVWDAADVEPPHRLTCVLVTLTDLAKDNLVYAIGRGVLGQPRGRLLQLAADSGLTPALPPSLAPPPFNRAPPESVGGAPALRMGGPPVDNMAIDEEGSVTLVRLVGYSVLVGILLSYFCFRSIKITVMIFIVGGSAAMLSMAMVWWTGGKVDAILLSMPSLVYVLGLSGAIHVVNYYRDEVRSRGAKGAAGRALRHAIIPCTLASLTTAIGLVSLVTSNLAPISNFGLYAAIGVMATIGILFSYLPAALQTFAPEVSDAKQNDSDDLAAESQLSEWWASFGRWITGHHAIVAFGCLFLLIGCAAGMRHIKTSVQLLKLFDPDSRIIHDYAWLEENFGKLVPMELVVRMPPSVQAENPTSTSVKTGQTTEPLDLLQRVEAVSRIRHVVHRTLGEPGRGIVGQATSSDTLLPPLPEPGNGYGSQRSLMKKRLLAAGDELRDNDYLKIEKKGNYAGSELWRISLRVAALSDVDYGDFVSTLRTAVEPVLRAYDTRDELMRKLAQSSGNDSKNSSPVLIIGATQPKSLEATELVTEDGSQILTHNTFVATLGELLGGEKIKSPKWYDFTPASAQELLASDRWAKTLAKYDTIVWLGGAGFTAEDFAGAKNFINAAEIEQKNVFATLGPGQIPDIDGSGPIQVIYTGVIPVVYKAQRTLLVSLADSIAMAFVLIWIVMAMLLNPGRPPYGWFKGRNLGNGMMAAIVAMIPNVFPVLTVFGLMCHFDIEIDIGTMMTASVAMGVAVDDTIHFLSWFRDNLDRGMSRVEAIIETYRRVGPAMTQTTFVGGLGLFVFALSTFTPTQRFGTLMLVMLGAALIGDLVMLPALLAGPLGKFFKPRLDANGQPVRSEPSEPIRDTDEMGQDPKANFSTNTLDGHSRIDRQDATKRKTPLKAHLPTDHPPAKRR; via the coding sequence ATGAACAAGCCTTCCCTACTAGAGCGACGTGGACCGCTGGGGATTCCTTATGCGCTGCTGATTCTATTGGCGTTCTTTTTCTGTCTGCCAGCATCGTTTCGCGCGGCCAGATTGAGTCTGAACGAAAAAGAAAACAACGTCAAAGATTGGTTGCCGAGCGATTTCACCGAGACTGCCGAACTGGAATGGTTCGCCGACCACTTTGCTGGCGAGAGCTTTGTCTTGGCGACTTGGGAAGGCTGCAATGTTGACGACCAGCGACTGACCTTGCTTGCCAGCAAACTGAAGCATGAAGCCGACAATTACGACCCGTCGGCTGACTACCCCGCCGAACTGGCCGAAACCTATCGCCGAGCCAAAAAGGTCGGCAACGAATTAGGCCTTTTGCAAGCCGGAAGCGACCATTTGAACTGGGGCGGCCAAAACGAAAAATGGCTCACCACACCAGCCGGCGAATGGTACTACGTCACGCCCGACGGCAGCCTTTACCGATGGGAAGAATCGATGAACGGGCCAGCCTCGCTGGTACGATCGATTCGACGCGCGCGGGGCGTATACGAGCTTGATGGAACCTTCGTGACCGCATTCGGCAAAGAACCCGGGGATGCTCCGGGGCAACGCATTGCCAACCCTTTCTACAGCGACATGTCGCTGTTGACGGCGTCGCTATTTCATTCCGTTCAGACCGGCGATTCGATTGTCGCCGAACTGGCAAGCGAAGGCGGTCCGCTGTGGCCGATCGACCTGACCGACAAAGAAAACCGCAGCAAAGTTGCCAAGCGGCTAGCGACCCAGCGGTTGACCGGCACGCTGTTTGCGCCCGCCGTCCCACCGCAATTTGACTGGACACCGCAAGCGTTCCGCGATGCGTTGCCGGAAAAACGTCGAGATGAACTGACCGATGAATTTGACGTGATCGTCGCTGCAACGCTGCAGGCTCATCTGGACAGTTTTCATGATGGCTCGATCGGCGAACTGACCCAGGCACCCGAAGACGACCAAACCAAAGCTTGGTACGCGGTTTGGGACGCAGCCGACGTCGAACCACCGCACCGACTGACCTGCGTGCTGGTGACACTAACAGACTTGGCGAAAGACAACCTCGTTTATGCAATTGGACGAGGCGTCTTGGGTCAACCGCGTGGGCGACTATTGCAGTTGGCCGCCGATTCAGGGCTAACTCCGGCGTTGCCACCATCATTGGCGCCGCCGCCTTTTAACCGGGCGCCGCCCGAGTCGGTTGGCGGCGCTCCGGCACTGCGGATGGGTGGCCCACCAGTCGACAACATGGCGATCGACGAAGAGGGCAGCGTGACGCTGGTTCGATTAGTCGGATACAGTGTCCTCGTCGGCATCCTGCTGTCGTACTTCTGTTTCCGCAGCATCAAGATCACAGTGATGATCTTCATCGTTGGCGGCAGTGCGGCGATGCTAAGCATGGCGATGGTGTGGTGGACCGGCGGCAAGGTCGACGCAATCCTGCTTAGCATGCCCTCGCTGGTCTATGTGCTCGGGCTTTCCGGCGCGATCCACGTCGTCAATTACTATCGCGACGAAGTCCGATCACGCGGCGCCAAGGGAGCGGCCGGTCGCGCGCTTCGCCACGCTATCATCCCGTGCACGCTCGCGTCATTAACGACCGCGATCGGGTTGGTGTCGCTCGTGACCAGCAATCTGGCGCCGATCAGTAACTTTGGTCTGTACGCCGCCATCGGTGTCATGGCGACGATTGGGATTTTGTTTTCGTACCTTCCCGCCGCACTGCAAACGTTTGCACCCGAGGTGTCGGACGCCAAGCAGAACGATTCCGACGACTTGGCTGCCGAAAGCCAACTGAGCGAGTGGTGGGCTAGCTTTGGACGCTGGATCACAGGCCATCACGCCATCGTTGCGTTCGGTTGCTTGTTCTTGCTAATTGGCTGCGCAGCCGGAATGCGGCACATCAAGACGTCGGTTCAATTGCTAAAGCTGTTCGATCCCGACTCGCGAATCATTCATGACTATGCCTGGCTAGAAGAAAACTTTGGCAAACTCGTGCCGATGGAGTTGGTGGTTCGCATGCCGCCGTCGGTGCAAGCTGAAAACCCAACCTCGACATCAGTCAAAACGGGTCAAACCACCGAACCACTCGATCTGCTGCAACGAGTCGAAGCCGTCTCGCGCATTCGTCACGTGGTTCACCGAACGCTCGGGGAACCGGGCCGAGGCATTGTCGGGCAAGCCACCAGTTCGGACACGCTCCTGCCGCCTCTGCCCGAACCGGGCAATGGCTACGGCAGCCAACGTAGCCTGATGAAAAAGCGATTGCTCGCCGCCGGCGACGAACTTCGCGACAATGACTATTTAAAGATCGAAAAGAAAGGCAATTACGCCGGCAGCGAGCTATGGCGGATTAGTTTGCGAGTCGCTGCGCTTTCGGATGTCGACTATGGCGACTTTGTTTCAACGCTTCGCACGGCAGTAGAACCGGTGCTGCGAGCCTACGACACTCGCGACGAGTTGATGCGAAAGCTGGCGCAATCCAGCGGCAATGATTCCAAGAACAGTTCGCCGGTCTTGATCATCGGAGCAACCCAGCCGAAATCGCTGGAAGCCACCGAGCTTGTTACCGAAGACGGGTCTCAAATCCTGACGCACAACACGTTCGTGGCCACGCTTGGCGAACTGCTGGGCGGTGAAAAAATCAAATCGCCCAAGTGGTATGACTTCACGCCTGCAAGCGCCCAAGAATTACTCGCGAGTGATCGCTGGGCGAAGACGCTGGCCAAATACGACACCATCGTTTGGCTAGGCGGTGCTGGCTTTACCGCCGAAGATTTCGCGGGTGCCAAGAATTTCATCAATGCAGCAGAGATCGAACAGAAGAACGTATTCGCCACCCTTGGCCCCGGCCAAATTCCGGACATCGATGGATCGGGACCGATCCAAGTGATTTACACCGGTGTTATTCCGGTGGTCTACAAGGCCCAGCGAACGTTGCTGGTCAGCCTTGCCGACTCGATCGCGATGGCGTTCGTGTTGATCTGGATCGTGATGGCCATGCTGCTAAATCCCGGACGACCGCCGTACGGATGGTTCAAAGGCCGCAATCTAGGCAACGGAATGATGGCGGCAATCGTTGCGATGATCCCGAACGTGTTTCCGGTGTTGACGGTGTTTGGACTGATGTGCCACTTCGACATCGAAATTGATATCGGCACGATGATGACCGCCTCCGTTGCGATGGGTGTCGCCGTCGACGACACCATTCACTTCCTGTCATGGTTCCGGGACAACTTAGACCGCGGCATGTCGCGAGTCGAAGCGATCATCGAAACCTACCGACGCGTTGGACCTGCGATGACGCAAACCACGTTCGTCGGTGGACTCGGGTTGTTCGTGTTCGCGCTTTCAACTTTCACGCCGACTCAGCGTTTCGGAACCCTGATGCTGGTGATGCTAGGCGCGGCGTTGATTGGTGACCTCGTGATGCTGCCAGCACTTTTGGCGGGGCCGCTTGGCAAGTTCTTTAAGCCACGCCTTGATGCCAATGGCCAACCCGTGCGCTCGGAACCATCCGAACCGATCCGTGATACCGACGAAATGGGACAAGATCCCAAAGCCAATTTTTCAACCAACACTCTCGACGGACACTCTAGGATTGATCGCCAAGATGCCACCAAACGAAAGACGCCCTTGAAAGCCCATCTACCCACCGACCATCCCCCCGCCAAACGACGCTAG